Proteins co-encoded in one Prescottella sp. R16 genomic window:
- the metF gene encoding methylenetetrahydrofolate reductase [NAD(P)H] produces the protein MTQTPSIVDRIRSSADSGSNRIPFSVEFSPPRDEAAEARLWRAVRAFERMNPAFVSMTYGAGGSTRDRTVRVTGEIADQTTLLPVAHLTAVGHSIDELRAMCGAYADRGISNILVLRGDPPGDPLGDWVKHPDGVEYAEELVRLVRAMGDFHVGVASFPEGHYRAPDLEHDTKYLVQKLRAGAEYSITQMFFDVDDYLRLRDRVVAFDAEQGAKPIIPEIMPITSLRSARRSLELSGSRLPVALEERLVRAAGDGPEENRAAVREVGIEVATEMAERLISEGAPCLHFITLNFARATSEVLANLGLSTPAAATA, from the coding sequence GTGACCCAGACCCCTTCGATCGTGGACCGTATTCGTTCTTCGGCGGACTCCGGGAGCAACCGGATCCCGTTCTCGGTCGAGTTCTCGCCGCCGCGTGACGAGGCGGCCGAGGCTCGATTGTGGCGTGCGGTGCGCGCGTTCGAGCGGATGAATCCGGCGTTCGTGTCGATGACGTACGGCGCGGGCGGCTCGACGCGGGACCGAACGGTGCGGGTGACCGGGGAGATCGCCGATCAGACGACGCTGCTGCCGGTCGCGCACCTCACGGCGGTCGGACACAGCATCGACGAGCTGCGGGCGATGTGCGGGGCGTACGCGGATCGCGGCATCAGCAACATCCTGGTGCTGCGCGGTGATCCGCCGGGCGATCCGCTCGGCGACTGGGTCAAACATCCCGACGGCGTCGAGTACGCGGAGGAACTGGTCCGGCTGGTCCGGGCGATGGGCGACTTCCACGTCGGTGTCGCGTCGTTCCCCGAGGGGCACTACCGGGCCCCGGATCTCGAGCACGACACGAAGTACCTGGTGCAGAAACTGCGGGCCGGTGCCGAGTACTCGATCACCCAGATGTTCTTCGACGTCGACGACTACCTGCGGCTGCGGGACCGGGTCGTCGCGTTCGACGCCGAGCAGGGGGCGAAGCCGATCATCCCGGAGATCATGCCGATCACGTCGCTGAGGTCGGCGCGGCGCAGCCTGGAGCTGTCGGGATCACGGTTGCCGGTGGCGCTCGAGGAACGTCTCGTGCGGGCCGCGGGCGACGGCCCGGAGGAGAACCGGGCAGCCGTGCGCGAGGTCGGTATCGAGGTGGCGACGGAGATGGCGGAGCGGCTGATTTCCGAGGGCGCACCGTGCCTGCACTTCATCACCCTCAACTTCGCGCGGGCGACGAGCGAGGTCCTCGCCAACCTGGGACTGTCGACGCCCGCGGCGGCCACCGCCTGA
- a CDS encoding DUF3153 domain-containing protein codes for MPLLAGCLRVQVTMGVSTDDKVSGQIVAATVPKDENDKGPQLTPPDSLAPRIRVEEYRKDGYVGTQAFFSDLTFGDVNDLGSMYGQTGGVLQLALRRAGDQVTLDGRVDLEDIPAQGTDVQFTIAFPTRITTTNGVRNGDSTVTWTLPAGDVSTLHAEVRYPDPRTRSFAGWAGMAGGVAVAVAVIVGVMAWRGRNPAPRPAQAETEATDDATSETVRH; via the coding sequence ATGCCGCTGCTCGCAGGCTGTCTGCGGGTGCAGGTGACGATGGGTGTGTCCACCGACGACAAGGTGTCCGGGCAGATCGTCGCCGCCACGGTTCCCAAGGACGAGAACGACAAGGGTCCGCAGCTCACCCCGCCGGACTCGCTCGCGCCGCGGATCCGGGTGGAGGAGTACCGCAAGGACGGCTATGTCGGTACGCAGGCGTTCTTCAGTGATCTCACGTTCGGGGACGTCAACGACCTCGGTTCGATGTACGGGCAGACCGGTGGCGTACTGCAATTGGCGTTGCGACGGGCCGGTGACCAGGTGACCCTCGACGGCCGGGTCGACCTCGAGGACATTCCCGCGCAGGGCACCGACGTGCAGTTCACGATCGCGTTCCCCACCCGCATCACCACCACGAACGGTGTCCGCAACGGCGATTCGACGGTCACCTGGACGCTGCCCGCCGGCGACGTCAGCACCCTGCACGCCGAGGTCCGCTACCCGGACCCGCGGACCCGCAGCTTCGCCGGCTGGGCGGGCATGGCCGGGGGTGTGGCCGTCGCGGTCGCGGTGATCGTCGGGGTGATGGCATGGCGTGGACGCAATCCCGCACCGCGTCCCGCGCAGGCGGAGACGGAGGCTACCGACGACGCGACCTCCGAGACCGTCCGGCACTGA
- a CDS encoding glycosyltransferase family 2 protein, translated as MTAVPHPFGVAVRAGAALALAGVVVAVANVVALPRLRPRGDTVTEPVTVIVPARDEADRIAALVADLRAQRGPTALRILIVDDDSADDTAAIVARAIDGDDRFTLIRTTGPPTPGWLGKTAACARGADHAARQADPGRPGVLVFLDADVRTHPDAVAAAVAELRRRNAALLSAWPRQVAVTAAERLVQPLLCWSWFASLPVAVAHRSRRPSMAVACGQFLVFDAAAYTRAGGHATVAGAVTEDLAIARALRRRGERTVVAAAGAVASCRMYTGAGAVRDGYTRWLWSAYGSPAGSAAVSAVVALGYLLPPVAVVVGRGRIRRWALAGYGAAVASRAAARAVETGRRPGLGDVVDAAAHPLSVAGYLYLTAASHVGRRRGRLRWKGRGVG; from the coding sequence GTGACCGCCGTGCCCCACCCGTTCGGTGTTGCGGTGCGCGCCGGTGCCGCCCTGGCACTCGCCGGGGTCGTCGTCGCCGTGGCCAACGTCGTCGCGCTGCCCCGGCTGCGGCCGCGCGGCGACACGGTCACCGAGCCGGTGACGGTGATCGTCCCGGCCCGTGACGAGGCCGACCGGATCGCCGCGCTCGTCGCGGACCTGCGGGCCCAACGTGGTCCGACGGCACTGCGGATCCTGATCGTCGACGACGATTCGGCCGACGACACCGCGGCGATCGTGGCCCGCGCGATCGACGGAGACGACCGTTTCACCCTGATCCGTACGACGGGGCCGCCGACACCGGGATGGCTCGGCAAGACCGCCGCGTGCGCGCGTGGCGCGGATCATGCTGCCCGGCAGGCGGATCCGGGCCGGCCAGGGGTGCTGGTCTTCCTCGACGCTGATGTCCGGACCCACCCGGATGCGGTCGCGGCCGCGGTGGCCGAGTTGCGGCGGCGGAACGCCGCACTGCTGTCGGCGTGGCCTCGGCAGGTTGCGGTCACGGCCGCGGAACGGCTGGTCCAGCCGCTGCTGTGCTGGTCGTGGTTCGCGAGCCTGCCGGTCGCGGTCGCGCACCGCAGCCGCCGCCCGTCGATGGCAGTCGCGTGCGGCCAGTTCCTGGTGTTCGACGCCGCCGCCTACACCCGGGCGGGCGGGCACGCCACGGTCGCGGGCGCGGTCACCGAGGATCTCGCGATCGCGCGGGCACTGCGGCGGCGGGGCGAACGCACCGTGGTGGCCGCGGCCGGTGCGGTGGCGTCGTGCCGTATGTACACCGGGGCCGGCGCGGTGCGCGACGGCTACACCCGCTGGTTGTGGTCCGCGTACGGCTCGCCTGCCGGGTCGGCCGCGGTGTCCGCGGTCGTCGCGCTCGGATACCTGTTGCCGCCGGTGGCCGTCGTGGTGGGACGCGGACGGATCCGCCGGTGGGCGCTGGCCGGGTACGGTGCGGCCGTGGCGTCCCGCGCGGCGGCGCGGGCCGTCGAAACCGGGCGGCGGCCCGGGCTCGGGGACGTCGTGGACGCCGCGGCCCACCCGCTGTCGGTGGCCGGGTATCTGTATCTGACCGCTGCGTCGCACGTCGGCCGGCGGCGTGGCCGGCTGCGGTGGAAGGGTCGAGGAGTCGGCTGA
- a CDS encoding GNAT family N-acetyltransferase: MRSRLPEALAIYVAAMGYPKGTEYHRAPMWSEHIARPGWRAVGAVRTDPHHPDRPAELVAIAYGYRGGPDQWWQQQVRHGMRATGWSGEQVDFVLGNYFELTELHVHPDAQGHRLGEQLLRRLLADRPERGVLLSTPEVDREDNRAWRLYRRTGFRDVVRHFTFAGDRRPFAVLGRGLPL, translated from the coding sequence ATGCGTTCCCGGTTGCCCGAGGCACTCGCGATCTACGTCGCCGCCATGGGGTATCCGAAAGGCACCGAATACCACCGCGCACCCATGTGGTCCGAGCACATCGCTCGGCCCGGCTGGCGTGCCGTCGGTGCCGTCCGCACCGACCCCCACCACCCCGACCGGCCCGCGGAGCTCGTCGCGATCGCCTACGGCTACCGCGGCGGCCCCGACCAGTGGTGGCAGCAGCAGGTCCGCCACGGAATGCGCGCGACCGGTTGGAGCGGCGAGCAGGTCGACTTCGTCCTGGGGAACTATTTCGAGCTGACCGAACTGCACGTCCACCCGGACGCGCAGGGCCACCGACTCGGCGAACAACTGCTCCGCCGACTCCTCGCCGACCGCCCGGAGCGGGGCGTCCTGCTGTCGACCCCCGAGGTCGATCGCGAGGACAACCGTGCGTGGCGGCTGTACCGGCGCACCGGATTCCGCGACGTCGTCCGGCACTTCACGTTCGCGGGCGACCGGCGTCCGTTCGCGGTTCTGGGCCGAGGGTTGCCGCTGTGA
- a CDS encoding polyprenyl synthetase family protein — protein sequence MGPDVVPLHVAITLEAVLSPRPAPSVPPLTDLVEASLREFFASRADTVRSVGGGYPDAVAALESFVLRGGKRVRPVFAWTGWLGAGGDPDGPQAAAALRAASSLELVQACALVHDDIIDASTTRRGFPTVHVEFAGRHRANGWNGDATGFGHGVAILLGDLALAWADDMIRDSGLDPTASARVSPVWSAMRTEVLGGQFLDITGEVSADESVEAALRVNRFKTAAYTIERPLHLGAAIAGADAALVDAYRRFGTDIGIAFQLRDDLLGVFGDPEVTGKPSGDDLRAGKRTVLFAVALARADATDPAAAAVLRDAIGTDLSETQVERLRSIITELGAVDDAERRITDLTDNALAVLDASTATDDGKRLLREMAVAVTRRNA from the coding sequence GTGGGGCCAGATGTAGTCCCACTGCATGTCGCGATCACCTTGGAGGCAGTCCTGTCCCCCCGCCCCGCTCCGTCCGTCCCGCCGCTCACCGATCTGGTCGAAGCATCGCTGCGGGAGTTCTTCGCGTCACGCGCCGACACGGTTCGTTCCGTCGGCGGCGGCTACCCGGACGCCGTCGCAGCGTTGGAGAGTTTCGTGTTGCGTGGCGGGAAGCGGGTCCGTCCCGTCTTCGCGTGGACGGGCTGGCTCGGGGCCGGTGGTGATCCCGACGGTCCGCAGGCGGCCGCGGCGCTGCGAGCGGCCTCGTCCCTCGAGCTGGTGCAGGCCTGCGCGCTGGTGCACGACGACATCATCGATGCATCCACCACCCGCCGAGGTTTCCCGACCGTGCACGTCGAGTTCGCCGGCCGGCATCGTGCGAACGGCTGGAACGGTGACGCCACCGGGTTCGGTCACGGTGTCGCGATCCTGCTCGGGGATCTCGCACTCGCGTGGGCCGACGACATGATCCGCGACTCCGGGCTCGATCCGACGGCGTCGGCGCGGGTGTCCCCGGTGTGGTCGGCGATGCGCACCGAGGTGCTCGGCGGCCAGTTCCTCGACATCACCGGTGAGGTGAGTGCCGACGAGTCGGTCGAGGCCGCCCTGCGGGTGAACCGGTTCAAGACGGCCGCGTACACGATCGAGCGACCCCTGCACCTGGGTGCGGCGATCGCGGGGGCGGACGCCGCCCTGGTGGACGCGTACCGGCGATTCGGCACCGACATCGGGATCGCGTTCCAGTTGCGTGACGATCTGCTGGGTGTGTTCGGCGATCCGGAGGTGACCGGCAAGCCGTCGGGTGACGATCTGCGGGCCGGGAAGCGGACGGTGCTGTTCGCGGTCGCACTCGCGCGGGCCGACGCCACCGACCCGGCCGCGGCCGCGGTGCTGCGGGACGCGATCGGGACGGACCTGTCGGAGACGCAGGTGGAGCGGCTGCGGTCGATCATCACCGAGTTGGGTGCCGTCGACGACGCCGAACGGCGGATCACCGACCTCACCGACAACGCGCTGGCCGTCCTGGACGCCAGCACCGCCACCGACGACGGCAAGCGCCTGCTGCGGGAGATGGCCGTGGCCGTCACCCGGCGGAACGCCTGA
- a CDS encoding carotenoid biosynthesis protein, translated as MTSTVTRSPLVRVSAVLAAAAVAAQIVYPLVDGRARDVVTVVVVALLAAASIVHAVAVRGGRWAVGLVAATAGIGLVSEIVGTATGYPYGCYAYATDRLGWAIADVPAVVPLAWTAGFYPVWCAASLVTRTRVARIVLTTIGVVGWDLYLDPQMVADGQWRWCVVDAGLPGIAHIPLTNYAGWLLVAAVMAVVVDRLDARLDTRPGSSPPSPARDAVPFALLSWTWLGSALAHAVFLDAPELRYSAVYGLLAMGAVGVPLLVRLARRNVDT; from the coding sequence GTGACGAGCACCGTCACCCGGTCCCCGCTCGTGCGGGTGTCCGCGGTGCTCGCGGCGGCCGCCGTCGCGGCGCAGATCGTCTATCCCCTCGTCGACGGACGTGCCCGAGATGTCGTGACGGTCGTGGTCGTCGCACTGCTGGCGGCGGCGTCGATCGTGCACGCCGTCGCGGTCCGGGGCGGCCGGTGGGCGGTGGGCCTGGTAGCGGCGACGGCCGGGATCGGGCTGGTCTCGGAGATCGTCGGGACGGCGACCGGCTACCCGTACGGCTGCTACGCGTATGCGACGGACCGGCTCGGCTGGGCGATCGCGGACGTCCCGGCGGTGGTGCCGTTGGCGTGGACGGCCGGCTTCTACCCGGTGTGGTGTGCGGCGTCGCTGGTCACCCGGACGCGGGTGGCCCGGATCGTACTGACGACGATCGGCGTCGTCGGCTGGGATCTGTACCTCGATCCGCAGATGGTCGCGGACGGCCAGTGGCGCTGGTGTGTCGTCGACGCCGGACTGCCCGGTATCGCGCACATTCCGCTGACCAACTACGCCGGCTGGCTGCTCGTCGCGGCCGTCATGGCCGTCGTCGTGGATCGACTCGATGCCCGGCTCGATACACGACCGGGCTCGTCGCCGCCGTCGCCCGCTCGGGACGCGGTCCCGTTCGCGCTGCTGTCGTGGACGTGGCTCGGGTCCGCGCTCGCGCACGCCGTGTTCCTGGACGCGCCCGAGTTGCGGTATTCGGCGGTCTACGGGTTGCTCGCGATGGGGGCCGTCGGGGTGCCGCTGCTGGTGCGGCTGGCACGCCGGAACGTCGACACCTGA
- a CDS encoding SAV_6107 family HEPN domain-containing protein, translating to MARVVSSPVVPAGGCAAAVRSPMSAPYRATVLLRRADGLLSEAAGASRADERFRCAYLAALKGAAAVLAACDGAARAATGRRPRSRSAWVLMARAAPEFADWADYFAEHSALRAAIESGVTRSVESSAADRFYADVGRFLIAVDDLLTGVVRGGGGVGA from the coding sequence ATGGCACGGGTGGTGTCGAGTCCGGTGGTGCCGGCAGGTGGGTGCGCGGCGGCCGTGCGTTCGCCGATGTCGGCGCCGTACCGGGCGACGGTGTTGCTGCGGCGCGCGGACGGCTTGCTGTCGGAGGCTGCCGGTGCGTCGCGGGCCGACGAACGGTTCCGGTGCGCGTATCTGGCCGCGTTGAAGGGGGCCGCCGCGGTACTGGCGGCCTGTGACGGTGCGGCCCGGGCGGCGACCGGGCGACGTCCGCGTTCGCGCAGTGCCTGGGTGCTCATGGCGCGCGCGGCACCGGAGTTCGCGGACTGGGCCGACTACTTCGCGGAGCACTCCGCGCTCCGGGCCGCGATTGAATCGGGGGTGACCCGCTCGGTCGAGAGCTCCGCAGCGGATCGGTTCTACGCGGACGTCGGACGGTTCCTCATCGCGGTGGACGATCTGCTCACCGGGGTGGTGCGGGGCGGGGGCGGTGTCGGCGCGTAG
- a CDS encoding NAD(P)/FAD-dependent oxidoreductase, translated as MTATLDAVVVGSGHNALVSACYLARDGWSVEVLERDTVLGGAVSTVERFPGHRIDRGSSAHIMIRHSGIVEELGLAAHGLRYIDCDPWAFAPAPAGSDRPGIVFHRSLDRTCASIEAACGVADADAYRRFVGTWGPRSARVMRAFAAPPTGGHLLRSFWGLDTSDGAGALSREFMTTGDALLDEYFDSEPLKAALAWFGAQSGPPMSEPGTAPMVGFAALMHTLPPGRAVGGSGALTAALASRLESDGGTVTLGDGVTELRRDTDAWTVVTASGRRVRARTVIAGCHVLTTLDLLERGGYDRETLAGWRRRIRVGPGIGLVLRLGTDALPSYPSVPDGETTVSSTSGLQLLVTDRAQLRTAHGAALAGELPPDPAVLAMSFSSIDPTISPAGEHQVTLWSQWQPYALSGGRSWADIGEREADRVIAGVDALAPGFAGSIRHRHVQTPADIEREMGLLGGNVMHVEMSLDQMFMWRPIPELSGQRVPHASGLYLTGASTHPGGGVSGASGRSAARIALADARGGRVRRLLRGRLR; from the coding sequence GTGACCGCGACTCTCGACGCCGTCGTCGTCGGATCGGGGCACAACGCACTCGTGTCCGCGTGCTACCTCGCCCGTGACGGCTGGTCCGTCGAGGTCCTCGAACGGGACACGGTGCTCGGTGGTGCGGTGTCGACCGTCGAGAGGTTCCCCGGGCACCGGATCGACCGAGGCTCGTCGGCGCACATCATGATCCGGCACTCCGGGATCGTCGAGGAACTCGGCCTCGCCGCCCACGGGCTGCGCTACATCGACTGCGATCCGTGGGCGTTCGCGCCCGCGCCGGCGGGGTCGGATCGTCCGGGCATCGTGTTCCACCGCAGCCTCGACCGGACGTGTGCGTCGATCGAGGCTGCGTGCGGCGTCGCCGACGCGGACGCCTACCGGCGGTTCGTCGGCACGTGGGGGCCGCGCAGTGCCCGGGTCATGCGCGCGTTCGCGGCCCCGCCGACCGGCGGGCACCTGCTGCGCTCGTTCTGGGGCCTGGACACGTCCGACGGGGCCGGCGCGCTCTCCCGCGAGTTCATGACGACGGGTGACGCACTGCTCGACGAGTACTTCGACAGCGAACCGCTCAAGGCGGCGCTCGCCTGGTTCGGTGCCCAGTCCGGTCCCCCGATGTCGGAGCCGGGCACCGCGCCGATGGTGGGGTTCGCGGCGCTGATGCACACGCTGCCCCCGGGCCGCGCGGTCGGCGGCAGCGGGGCGCTCACGGCGGCGCTGGCGTCGCGTCTGGAATCGGACGGCGGCACCGTCACACTCGGTGACGGGGTCACCGAGTTGCGTCGCGACACCGACGCCTGGACCGTCGTCACCGCGTCGGGCCGCCGGGTGCGGGCCCGCACAGTGATCGCGGGCTGTCACGTGCTCACGACACTCGACCTGCTCGAACGAGGCGGCTACGACCGGGAGACACTCGCAGGCTGGCGGCGGCGGATCCGCGTCGGCCCCGGAATCGGGCTGGTGCTGCGGCTCGGGACGGACGCGTTGCCGTCGTACCCGAGCGTGCCCGACGGCGAGACCACTGTGTCGTCCACGTCGGGGCTGCAACTGCTCGTCACCGATCGGGCGCAGCTGCGGACCGCGCACGGCGCTGCGCTGGCCGGTGAGCTGCCCCCGGATCCGGCGGTGCTGGCCATGAGCTTCAGCAGTATCGATCCGACCATCTCCCCGGCCGGGGAGCATCAGGTGACGTTGTGGTCGCAGTGGCAGCCGTACGCACTGTCCGGCGGCCGGAGCTGGGCCGACATCGGCGAGCGGGAGGCCGACCGGGTGATCGCGGGCGTCGACGCCCTGGCCCCCGGTTTCGCCGGCAGCATCCGGCACCGGCACGTGCAGACGCCCGCGGACATCGAACGCGAAATGGGGCTGCTCGGCGGCAACGTGATGCACGTGGAGATGTCGCTGGACCAGATGTTCATGTGGCGGCCGATCCCGGAGCTGTCGGGGCAGCGCGTCCCGCACGCGTCGGGGCTGTATCTGACCGGGGCGTCCACGCATCCCGGTGGCGGCGTGTCCGGGGCCAGTGGGCGCAGCGCGGCCCGGATCGCGCTCGCCGACGCGCGCGGCGGCCGGGTGCGGCGTCTGCTGCGCGGCCGGCTGCGGTGA